A region from the Fusarium graminearum PH-1 chromosome 4, whole genome shotgun sequence genome encodes:
- a CDS encoding sulfur controller 2 encodes MPSDLVGKTVSPFLKEHIPGLYAPFGKASMPLSPPPTNDTTVVRKKDPNSKFCYRHRPDSKCRRAADESKMGFIQSELNSLSSADQEAITHVWSLFSAAPAKHRDLMLQGIITQCCFPQLSTVSREVQEQLKIDFLAALPTELSYKILSYLDTVSLCKAAQVSRRWRSLADDDVVWHRMCEQHIDRKCTKCGWGLPLLEKKKLQAWSRHQQNHRQPNAADVVEIDDEAETQVGESRKRQATDDEHEDCDRSFKRSRANPGSNGSFDKTIKVWNWQTGECLNTLQCHNEGVLSIHYDGCTVASGSIDKTIKVSSFKTKETFCLRGHTDWVNHVRMDSPSRVVFSASDDLSVKLWDIETRQCIKTFLGHVGQVQQVLLMPADFEPDEVPSLDNTDTVSVSSGRSNTPPAEPSEQTVDARASYGSGFTSDPDRPLPPRYMLTGGLDNTVRLWDTVNGKCIRSMFGHVEGIWGLVGDTLRVVTGANDSMTKIWEPRSGKCERSFTGHAGPVTCVGLSDSRMASGSEDGEVRIYSFEGERVEERGTPS; translated from the exons ATGCCTTCCGATCTAGTTGGCAAGACCGTCAGTCCGTTCCTCAAGGAGCATATTCCCGGCCTCTACGCACCCTTTGGCAAAGCATCGATGCCTCTATCTCCTCCTCCTACCAATGATACAACTGTAGTTCGAAAGAAGGATCCCAATAGCAAGTTCTGTTACCGTCACCGACCCGATTCAAAATGCCGGCGTGCAGCTGATGAGTCCAAGATGGGCTTTATCCAAAGT GAACTAAACAGTCTATCTTCCGCCGATCAGGAGGCCATCACTCACGTTTGGTCTCTATTCTCAGCTGCTCCAGCGAAACATCGTGACTTGATGCTGCAGGGAATTATTACACAATGCTGCTTCCCGCAACTCTCTACAGTATCACGCGAAGTCCAGGAGCAGCTCAAGATTGATTTCCTTGCTGCACTACCTACCGAACTCTCCTACAAGATCCTATCCTACCTCGATACAGTATCTCTCTGCAAAGCCGCCCAGGTCAGCCGTCGATGGCGAAGCCTTGCCGATGACGATGTGGTCTGGCATCGTATGTGCGAACAACATATTGACCGCAAATGCACAAAGTGCGGTTGGGGCCTGCCCTTGCTCGAAAAGAAAAAACTTCAGGCGTGGAgccgccatcaacaaaaccaCCGACAACCGAATGCCGCCGACGTGGTTGAGATCGACGACGAGGCTGAGACACAAGTTGGCGAATCACGAAAGCGCCAGGCCACCGACGATGAACACGAAGATTGCGATCGATCTTTCAAGCGCTCCAGAGCGAACCCCGGAAGCAA TGGAAGTTTCGATAAGACCATCAAAGTGTGGAACTGGCAGACGGGAGAGTGCTTGAATACACTTCAATGCCATAATGAGGGTGTGCTGTCAATCCACTACGATGGCTGTACCGTGGCATCAGGCTCCATCGATAAGACAATCAAGGTGTCcagcttcaagaccaaagaaaCATTTTGTCTCCGAGGCCATACCGACTGGGTTAACCATGTACGCATGGACTCACCCTCTCGTGTTGTCTTTTCTGCATCCGATGATCTCTCGGTCAAGCTCTGGGATATCGAGACCAGGCAATGCATCAAGACATTCCTTGGTCATGTTGGCCAGGTCCAGCAAGTTCTTTTGATGCCTGCAGATTTTGAGCCCGATGAGGTGCCCAGCTTGGACAACACCGACACTGTCTCAGTATCCAGTGGCCGAAGCAACACTCCTCCTGCAGAGCCCTCGGAACAAACTGTGGATGCCCGAGCGTCATATGGCTCGGGTTTCACCTCCGATCCCGACCGACCCCTTCCCCCACGCTATATGCTCACTGGCGGACTTGACAACACTGTTCGCCTGTGGGACACTGTTAATGGCAAGTGTATCCGCAGTATGTTTGGCCACGTGGAGGGCATTTGgggccttgttggtgatactCTCCGAGTTGTCACTGGCGCTAATGACTCCATGACCAAGATCTGGGAGCCTCGTTCTGGAAAATGTGAGCGCAGCTTCACTGGCCACGCTGGTCCCGTCACTTGTGTTGGTCTTAGCGACAGCCGTATGGCAAGTGGTAGCGAAGATGGCGAGGTCCGCATATACAGCTTTGAGGGCGAGCGTGTTGAAGAACGCGGCACCCCTTCATGA